GCATCGGCGATCATCGACGCTGTTGCCGATGCCGGCCCGCGAGGAGAGGCCGCCCGCCGCGCACTGGCTGAGCATCCGGCGTCAGAGCCACTGATTGCGCCCGGCCACTTCGCATTCGAGGTGATGTCTGGACTGCGGGCAGCCGCCAACCGGCCGCAGCACCCATTCCAGCCCGAGGACATCGAGCAGGCACTGCTAGACGCCGAACAGTTCGAGGTCAGCATGGACGCCGTGATGTGGGTGGATGTGCACCGCGCGTGGGCGCTGTCCTCCGCGCTACGGTACGCCGACGCCATCTACGTGGCCTGCGCCGAGCGTCACCGGATGGCACTGCTGACCAGCGATGCGCGCATCGCCAGGTCCGGCCTGCAAATACACTGCGAAATCATCACCATCACACCCGAGTCGTGATTATGAGGGATCGACCTCGGCAGGAGGTTCGCGGCCAGCCCCGGCCACCACCTACCGTGGCCACCCTGTGTCAATGCCGCCCAGATCATGGTGTAAACCGCGACTCATTGAAGCTTCAGTGAAGATCCGACTGGACCTCGGTCAGTCGAGGCCTTCGATGATGCGGAAGTCGCGTTCGAAGCCGTCGGGGAGTTCGGCCAGTGCCTTCTGGTAGGCCGCGCTCGCGCGTGCTGCGACCGCCTGTTCGAAGCTGTCGAACTCGATCAAGACGACGCGCTCGGCGATTCCGGCTTCGTGTGCGTCGACCCGGCTGCCGATGCTGGCGAGCACCCGCCCGCCCGCGGCCGCGACGGCTAGACCTGCCAGTTCGTTGTAGACATCAAAACTCTCGGGGTCATCGATGGTGGGGTAGACGCTGACCCAGTAGCCCTTGGGCATGGAACCTCCAGTGTTGGGATGAGTGCTTTGAATTCCGAAGCACCGCCGCGATGTGCGATGCTACTGTTTCGGAATTCGAAGCACAAGAGTTGACGGAGAGTCATGAACGCGTCGCCGACGCCCATGCCCGGCCGGCCGGTCCGCGGTTCCACCACGGGACGATCGTTGATGGCGGCACTGGACCTGTTCGGGCGCCGCTGGACTCTGCGCATCATCTGGGAGCTGGGGAACGAGCCGCTCGGCTTCCGGCTCCTGCAGCGGCGCTGCGACGGCATGTCGTCAAGCGTCCTGCAGCAACGGCTCACAGAGCTCCAAGAGGCTCGGCTCGCCGAGGTGCTGCGCGACGGCAACTACACCCTCACCCCGCTCGGCCACGACGCCCGCGAGTCCCTCGGTCCGGTCATCGAGTGGTCGCGGCGGTGGGCTGCCGAGCTTGCCGACGCCCCGCCCACTGCCGCCGAGGGTGCCGGCGACGGCCAGCGCAACCGGTTCTGACAACGGTCCGCGCGCGAGACCTGGTACGCGTTCGCATGTGAGTACACAGACTTCAAGTGGCCCAGGGCGGCAGCAACCACACGACGCACCATCACCGAAGCACTCACGGCAATCACATGTCTGACGTTCACCACCAAGCGCGGCATGCCCGACGAAGTCCGCCCCCGGTCGGCACTGAAACGATGGGCCTTCAACACCAAGCGCCGCGACGATCCCGACCGCCCCGAATGGGTCTACGATGCGCTCCGCTGGGCCGGTAGGAACACGCGCCCCGCGGCGACGCTCAATGACCCGCAATACTGCGCGCCGTCCTCGACGGAATCACCGTACGGCTCGACGGCACACCACGGGCAGCGAGCGTGGTTTCCATCACCTTTGGCACAGCAATCGACGGCCGGCTATTCGTCGGCGGACGGAACACCGACCAACTCCCGGCCTTCACCGTCACTCGGGTATGGGCAAAGGCGCGCAAGGCAGGTCACGAGCGCACGCACAACAATCGCCCCTTGCCGCCCGTCCGTACGACCCACGTCACGCAGCGGTGTCAACGTGGTTCAACGCAGGCGTGCCACCTACCCAAGTCGCCGAATGGGCCGGACAGTCCGTCGACGTCCTGCTCGAGATCTACGCCAAGTGCATCGACGGCGACACGGCGCACAACCGAGCCAAGATCGACCGCGCCCTTGGCCGCTCTATCAGCGACTGAAACTCGGGCACAGACAGTCGCAGGCAACCCGTTTCAGCCGGATACAGCCGCACATACGTAGATCGCCCCTCCCCCGCGTTTCCGCAGGTGAGAGGCGATCTACCAGTGGTAGCCCCGACGGGATTCGAACCCGCGCGACCGCCTTGAGAGAGCGGCACACCAGAATCAACCACACATAGGCTGCCCTGTAACGATGCGCGTTCGACGGCCGCGCGGACGGAGACTTGGGCACGTATTCGACACAAACCGTCGACCACCACCGAGGGTGGCCGGTCACCATCGTCCACATCGCGGTGCCTCTCGCGAGGTCGGGTCGAGCCAATGTCGCGGCGGGCCGCCTGCTTATCCCGCCAGATCGGACCGTGCGCTGCTCCGGCACAACCAAGCGGAGAGCGTCGCCGCGGCCCGCACGAAACGGGCCACCGCTGGCAGGAGTCCCAGGGAAAGATGCACGCGCCGGACGGGTCGGTAAAAGATCTTGATTCACGGGTCTTGACAATGGCTCCCGCCGCGAGTGACGAAGGCGCTTACCCTCTCGGCAGTTCCGCGCGTTGCGGGAGGACCGCTTCCATGAGTTGCGTCATGCCCCGCGGATGGATGCCCCGCAAGAACGCCCTGCCCGGATCGCACTCGATATCTGGGCGACCGTGGCTTCGTGCTCAGCGGAGGCCATGCGGTCCACATGCATGCAGCCAGACGGTCGTGTCGGGCGGGATGCCTTTGGTGGGCAGTTCGCCGCTGGCCATAACCAATTGACTGCCCGATGGTAGGTCGACCGTGACCGGGGAGGCGTTGACGACGCACTGGAATTCGTCGCCCCGGCGAAAGGCCAACACGCCAGGAGCAGAATCCAGCCAGTCGAGTTCGGGCGTCAGCGGGATCGTCAAATGCCGCCGACGCCAATGGATGGCGCGACGATAGAGGGTCAACATCGATGATGGGTCGGATTCCTGTTGGTCTACTGAGTACTGAGCCCACCACGCAGGCTGGGGCAGCCACGGTGTCGCATTGCTGAACCCAAGAGCTGGGAGTTCGCCAGACCACGGCAGCGGAACCCGGCAGCCATCCCGCCCTCGTTGCTTCACACCGCTGCCGGACGAGATCGGATCCTGTCGGGCTTCGGGTGCGATGTCGAACACCTCAGGAAGTCCCAGTTCTTCGCCTTGATAGATGAATGCACTGCCGGGAAGCGCCAGCATCAGAAGTGCAGCTGCCCGGGCCCGCCGACAGCCGACCTCAAGATCGATGTCGGGCTCGTCGTTGAGCATGAGATCGGCGAGACTGCCCTTGCTGCCGAACCGTGTCACAGGCCGGATCAGGTCGTGTGACGACAACACCCAGGTAGGCGTCGCGCCCACGGTGGCAAGTGACCGGATCTGGGTTTCGATTGTGGCCTGCAGGAGATCGGCATCCCATGGGCACTTTAGAAAGTCGAAGTTGAACGCCGTGTGCAATTCGTCTGCGCGCAAGTAGCGGGGTAGTCCGCCTTTGCGGGTCCGCCACGCCTCGGCGACGAAGATGCGGGCTCCCTGCTTACTCGACGCGTATGAATCGGCGATTTCTCGCCACCGACGGAAGATCCGGTGGACGTCATCACGGTCCCAGTGTGGATGGTTGACCACGTACGCACCACTGACTTCGTCGGGAGACCGTGACGGCGTCGCATTGTGGGGGGCCGCAAGATCGGGTAGATCTGGATGTTTGGTGAGACCGTGAGCGACGTCGATCCGGAGCCCGTCCACACCCCGGTCGAACCAGAAGCGCAGGATGTGATCGAACTGCTCGGCGACGCCCGGGTTGTCCCAGTTCAGGTCGGGTTGTGCTGGGGTGAACAGATGGAGGTACCATTCGGTTCTTGGTGGCTTCACCGCACTATCCAATTTGCTCCACGCCGAGCCTCCGAACACTGACTTCCAGTTGTTGGGTGGCAGTTCTCCGTACGCCCCACGTCCTCGTCGTGTCCAATACCAGTCGCGCTCCGGGGCCGACGGGTCGGAAGCAGCACGTCGAAACCACGGATGGTGATCGGATGTGTGGTTAGCGACGAGGTCGAGTGGGACTCGCATGCCGTGGTGGTGGGCGTCGTCAAGCAGCGCCGTCGCTTGTTCGAGATCACCGAAGTCTGGATGTATGTCGCAATAGTCGGCGACGTCATAGCCACCGTCGGCCATCGGCGATGGATACCACGGGGTGATCCAAAGAGCATCGACACCCCCCAGGTCAGCAAGGTATCGAAGGCGGAACGCAATCCGTTGATGTCACCAATCCCGTCCCCGTCACTATCACTGAAACTGCGCAGGTAGACCTCGTAGACGATGGCGGTGCGCCACCAATCCGGCGTCGACGCGTACACGTGGCTATTCGCTGCTCTCACTGGTGCCGTTCTCCTCGGGTAGTTGCGGCTCGCGTGCCAGGGCTGAGCGACCCCCGTCGACGGGAATGACCGCGCCACTGATGAAGCTCGCCTCCTCGGACAGGAGATACGTAATGGTGGAAGCGGCTTCGTCCGGTTGCCCGACTCGCATTAGTGCGTGCAAGCGGTCGGTTTCGCAGGCCCACTCTGCACCGCGGCTTTCCGCGTCATCGACGTACCGGTCGACGGCAATGGTCCCGAGCGCCACCGCATTGGCTCTGATGCCGAGCCTTCCGTAGTCGACGGCGACGGCGCGGGTCAGGCCCTCGATAGCGGCTTTGGCGGTCGCGTATGGTAGACAGCCGGGCACGGGGCGCTGGGCTTGGTGGGAGGAGACGTTCACAATTGCACCGGCCGTTTCCGCAGCGAGGAACGCCCGGACGGCGGCAACACAGCCGGCTAGTGCGACCTTCAGGTTGGCGTTGACCAGTTCGGCGACGGCTTCGAGCGGATGGTTGTGCAGAGCGGCATCACGGAAGATGGCGGCGTTGTTTACCCAGCCGACGAGCGTGCCCATAGCATAAGCACGCTGGACGGCGTGTTCGAGCACTGTGGGATCGGCTGCGTCGCCGGCTACGGCGTCGATTCGGTCGCCGTCCGGATGGCTCTCGATCCAATCAACGGCCGTGGGCTCTCGTTCTATCGCGACGACGTGCTGGCCGCTTTTCACCAGGCGTTTGACGACGGCACGGCCGACGCCACGACCTCCGCCGGTCACGATGTGTACAGGTCTATCCATGCGCATTGTCCCTCCTCGCCCGGCACGCGGCCGGAGCCGCATGGGATCGGTGTGACCGGAAAACTGTGGCCGGAATCTGTCCACCCAGTTGCCCACACACCATCGCTGCTGCGTTCATGGCGCGGTTGAGGTGCGCCGTCCAGTTGCTCCCGGCAAGTGCAGTAAAACGGCTAAAGGGCCGTGCCGGGTCACCGAGGACGTCGGCCACGATCGAAGCGACGACGGCATCACCCGCTCCGATAGTGCTCACGACGTCTTTACCAGTGGCAGGTATGGTGATCCGCTGTCCGGTGGACGTGTGAAGATCACTACCGTCCGCTCCTCGGGTCACGACGACCGCCTGGGGTCCGAGACGCATGATGTGTGTGATCACATGCTCTTCAGCGCCACCGTAGATGAGCTGGAGATCGTCTGTGCTCACCTTGACCAAATCTGTGTGGGCGAGCAACCGGTCTGGAGACGTGGGAGGCGCTGGAGGTGCTGCGCGCGGAAGGTCTGGTGCGCGCCATCGGGGTCTCTAACTTCGAGCCAAAACACCTGGAGGACATCTTGACGGTCGGAAAGGTTGTACCCGCGGTGAACCAGATCGAGTTACACCCCCGGCTCCAGCAGTCTCATCTACGCTCGCTCCATGACCGTTACGGCATCGCAACTCAGGCGTGGAGCCCGCTGGCCAAGGGCCAGTTGCTAACTTCATCCGACACTGGTCCGCATGGCACAGCAACGTGGCATTACCACTGCACAACTCGTCCTGCGGTGGCACCTGGACCTCGGCAACCTGATCATCCCCAAGACGGAAACTGCGGCACGCATGCGAGAGAACCTTGGCGCACTACATGCGCCGTCCCTCGATGAGGAAGAGCGTCGGGCGGTCTCCTTGTTGGACGACAGCATGCGAATCGGCCCGCACCCTGATTGGTTCGAAGCCGGCGTCGCCCCGTCAGTTTGAAACCGAAGATGTCAACCGAGTCCATGAGCGACGCACGCGCTGCCTTTTGGCGATGGCCGGTATTCGTCGCAGGAGACCGTCAGTACTCTCGGCGCCGTTCAACAGGCTGGCTGCGGTCTGTACTGAACAGATCTATGTCTTCAGACGGTCGGTCTGCCGTGCCGTGTGAGCCGAGAAGGCTAGCGCGCACTGGCGAGATGACCTCAAATTAGATCGCGATCGTGAGACCTACCAGCGCCTCCGCCGCCTCGAGATCGGCACCCGCGCCGACCCCGGACTCGAACCAACGCGCGACGCTCGCCCTCGCCGAGCTCACCCCACCAGAGACCACTTGACAGCAATAGGAGCATCCACCATGCGGGACTCACCTTGGCCCGTTCGACGTAGGGCCAGCTCTCTACCGCGCCGCCTGTGCTCGGACGACCCGCACGGTTCTCGCCTACGATGTAACACCGATCACGGTGATCAACACTGCCATGTTCCGTACAGGTACGAGGACAAGAACAATCAAACCCGGTCCATTAGGGCGCCTACGCGGTTATCCGCGTAGGCGCCCTAATGGACCGGGATGCGTTGTTAGATCAGAGGCAGATCGGTTCTACGTTTACTCAGGGGCAAGATAGACGGCGAGAACATCCGGGACTGTTCTACCGATGGCGCTGGGTATTTCGACATATCCTTCAGCGTACATCTGGGTACTGCCGCCGCCATCGAGCTGGATTGCCATTATTGAACCAAAGGACTGAAGAATTTCATTTGCGTCTTCAATGGTCACTGGCGTGTCAAGACTAAGGATATACATCTTGGAGCCCGGCACCACACCCACGAAAGTTCGCCCCGACACGCCAGGCCCACTGATCTCATACAACGGCTGGAATCCAACAGTGCCATATATGCAATCGCCACCACCGCACTGCGGATTCATGAATCCCCCGAAGGTAGCTTCGACATCAGCCTCGTCGTATTCAGTAGGGAATTCCTCGATGCTGACGAACTGAGGCGTATTGCCAGGGTTCCCGATCTTTAGCGCGCGCTTCAGGCCGCCCCAGGCTGGGTCATCGTGATCGCCAAGAGCCGCGCCATATGTCCGGTTGGCAACAGGAAATGGAAAGTCCGTAGGCCATTGCAAGGAATCTTGTGGAAGAGATAGCGCCGTCCTATCACCAGACGTGTCGGTGAAGAACGATGCGTTTGTTGTGCTAAACAGTCTGCTAGGTGCTGGAGCTGCGGCGCGGCTTTCGATCCAGTCAAACCAGTCTATCGCGAGTCGCTTATAGAATTCGTTGTCTGTAGATGCACCGCTACCAATGTCGACAGCCTCCGAAACCAGGCTCACATTGGCGCCGGCCTCCAAATCAACGATCTGTAAAACGGCAGCCGGAACCTCCGGTGGAGGACCCGAGAGAACCTCCCCGCGACACAATGTCACGCCGCGTTCGTCGTGCAGGTTATACCAATGCGGAATGCCGTTCGGCTGGTTAGGCGTGCATCCCTGCTGGGCGGGAGCCGGTTGAGTCGAAGGTGGTTGAGTCGAACCAGGTAAAGCGAGCATGCCGATGGCCAGGAACGCTGCCCCGATGATGGCAATGACGGCGCGGAACCAGCCACCTTTTCTCCGAAATCTCATCGTTACCTCCTGGATGCTTCAGAAATGGACGAGGAGCCGTACGTACCTGTCGCCCAGCCGCGTCGACGAATCGACGCCCATGACATCCGGCGACATCTTCCGAGGGTCACCACCTCCTCTTAGCTTCGTAATTAAGCTACATGTTGTATGTGATCATGGCAATAAAATGCCGTCGACATTTTCTCTCGCTCACCCTCGCCTCACTCTGGACTTGGCGGTCGCATATGCGTACGAACTCAAAATCGAACACTCCGGCGACCAGCCGGCCGCGTGGCATCGGGACGCTGCCGTCGAGCATGAAGGACCGCAGCGGTGTGCCCTGGTCAGGTACCGGAGGCCCTTGGCCCTGGCGAAGGGTCTTTCAAAGAAGGCCAACACCGTCTGGTTCCTGGCGGGACGCCCCCGGGGCGTCCCGCCAGGAAGCGATGTGTTGGGTCAGCCGATTTCTGCGACGGAGTACGACTCGCCGATACTCGGGACGTATGCACCAATCGCCTCGGCGTACCAGAACAGCGGCGGGAAGGCGATGTCATACGAAGGCGAGGTCATCGAGCCGAACATCGCGTTGGCGCTGTAGCGGTTCCAGGAGAAGTTCGGCGGCTGGGCGTACGGGGCGCTGGTACGGAACGACCCGTCCCCGCCCTCGGCAGGCTGGAGAACGCCCTCGAGGAACTGGATCGCGACGGGAGGATCGCTGCCCTGGTTGTTCTCATAGACTGGATGATCCATAGGCAGCCAACCAGCCACACGAGGCCCATGCGCGATCGGGTCGGTCGTGTAGCGTTCGAAGATCGGCACCACTGGTAGCTGGTCGTTGAAGATCTGTGCCAGCGTCCCAACGGCACCCTTCTGCGGCTCCATCTCAAGGCCGGCAACGGCCTCCTCGAGCAGGTCAGGGATGTAGACCTCCGTGCCGTCTGGAGCTTGCTGCTGCCACGGCCAGTTGAGACCGTTCGATCCGTCGGCCTCGGGGTTGTTCGTACCGAAGAAGCCCTCGGCCATGTTCCAGTCGAGGCTCGTCGCGGGGTGTGATGGCGTGGAGACCATGCTGAAATCGAGCAGGACTTCGTAGCGGGCCTGCCGGATGGTGTCCGGCCGGTTAGCTGCTGGGATGCCGCGCACGTGGGTGTCGAACCCGAACTCGTTAAGCTGCTCGCTCACGTCTCTGCCTGAGGCAAGGAAGTCCGGGAAGTCCGACGGAGCGGTGATCTCGAAACCGAACGGGGTTCCCTCGTACATCCAGGTGTCGCCGTCTCTGGCCAGGCCGACTTCCTCAAGGAGCTGGGCGGCGGCGTCCTCGTCACGCTCGTAGGTGGTGAGCTGCGCGACCGCTTCATCGGAAAGCCACGCGTCGACGTAGTTGTCGCTGAACCCGACCATGTACTCGATCGGCCGGGCGGCGTCACCGAGAGAGACGGTGGCGTTGCGCTGCCGATCGATGATCAACGCGATAGCCTGACGGAACCGTTTGTCGTCGAACGGCTCGATCGACTGGTTGAACCAGACGCCGGTCCCCGTGCTAAGCGGTGTCCGGATGAAATCGATGTTCGGGTTCGCTTCGAGCACCTGAACATCGGAGGGGGTGAGCGCATCGGTCGTGTAGTCAAGCTCGTTCTGCAGGAGCAGCGGAACGGTCTGCTGGGTCTGGCCCCACGCCACCTCGACTTGATCGAAGTGTATCGAGTCTGCGTTGTAGCCGCCCTCGTTCTTGACCATGCGCATTTGCTGGGCCGTGACCGAGCTGGGGTCGATGACGTACGGACCGTACGCCACGGTCTCATCCAGGTTCAGGGCGTCGAGTTCGTCGAGGACAGCTGCCACCTCCGGGTCACCAGGACTCGCGCCTTCGGCGCGCAGTTCGCCTAGGCGCTGGTAGATGTCGCCGAACTGCGACAGCGCGGCCGGTTGGTTCCAGCGGATCAGCTGTTGCATGATGTTCGGGGACAGATCACGGGTCTCGAACACCAGCTGAGTGTCCGATATTGCCGACACTTGCGTCAGCGTCTCCCAGATGGGGTTCTGCTGAGCCCAGCGCACGTCGTACAGGCCGACGAAGTCATGTGCAGTCAGTGTGGTTCCGTCGGACCATTCGATGCCGGATTTCAGGTCGACGGTGATGACGTACCGGGTCTCCTCGGCGACGTCTTCTGGCGGTTCGGCCGGAACCTCGGCAGAGACGAGGTCGAGCGTCGAGCCCGCATCCCCGCCTGCCGGTTCGTCACCGTTGCCGCCGTTACTTCCGCTGTCGGCCGGATCGCCGGCGCACGCTGCGAGGACCACGAGTGCCGCAGCGGCGACAACGGCCGCCGCGCGCATCGATCTGCTCATGACTTTCTCCTTCGTTTGGGCATGACGAACGTCATCGGGCTCCTGTCGCGGACCGACGAGTTCGTGGAATCGGATGGGGTGCTAGACGCGGTCCACGTGGTCAACTGCTTCTCCGCTGCTTCTTGACCTGCTTTGGCACGAGCCGAATGCTTGGATCGCAAGCCCTCGTGGCGTGCCGCGTGGAGCAGTGCATGTGTGTAGGAGTGCTCGGGTGTAGATACGAGGTCGGCCGTCGGGCGGTGCTCGACGATCCGGCCTCGTTGCATGACCGCGATCGAGTGGTCGCGCCCGAACTGCCGCGCGACCGCAAGATCGTGGGTAATGAACAGGACCGCCAGCTGGCGCTCCTCGCACAGGTTGCGCAGCATCTGCAGGATGCTGACCCGAATCGACGCGTCCAGCATGGACACCGCCTCGTCGGCCACGAGAACGTTTGGCTCAACGGTGAGTGAGCGTGCGATGGAGACCCGTTGGCGTTGGCCCCCAGAGAGCTCGTGGGGGTACTTGCCCTCGAAAGTCTCCGGTGGCGTGAGACCCACATCCGCGAGGAGGCCCCGCAGCCGGTCGTGCGCCTCGCGGCGCGGCATCCGGAAATGCCGGCTGAGCGGCGCCCGCAGCGTTGCCCCAACTGTCATGCCCGGGTTGAGCGAGGCATAGGGGTCTTGGTGGATCATCTGGACCCCTAACCGGTGGGCGCGGAGATTCTTGCGGTGCATCGCTGTGGCCGCGTGCCCGCGGTAGCGGAGGTCGCCTGACGTGGGTGCGACAAGGCCGGTGACGATCCGGCCGATCGTGCTCTTGCCGGATCCGGACTCTCCGACAAGGCAGAGGATCTCCCCAGCATGGAGAGCGAGAGTGACGTCCTCGAGGGCCGTGACGACCCGGCGCCGTTGGCGATAAGTCTTGGCCACGTTCGTCAATGCCAGCAGCTCGGTCATGCCGTCGCCTCCGCACTGCCGATCCGGTCCACGGTCACCGGACACGCAACCTGCCGGCCTCGTATCGCAATCAGCTCCGGATGCCCGGCCTCGCGACACCGTTCCTGCGCTATGGCGCAACGGGGGTGGAACGAGCATCCGGCGGGAAGCGCGGCAAGGCTGGGCGGGTGCCCACCGATGGCTTCGGCCGCCAGGTCCGAGTCCACCGAAGGCATCGACTTCAGCAGGGCACGCGTGTAGGGATGCAGCGGTTCGGCGACGACCTGCTCGGCGGCGCCGTCCTCCACGGGACGGCCGGCGTACATGGTGACGATCCGGTCTGCGACTGCCGACGCGACAGCTAGGTCGTGGGTGATCGCCAAGTAGCTCACGCCGGTTGCTTCCTGAAGTTCGAGCAGCGTCTCGAGGACCGCTTCCTGGGTCAGCACATCCAGCGCCGTAGTCGGTTCATCGAGCACGATCACCGCGGGCTCGAGCAACATCGCCATTGCGATGGATACCCGTTGGCGTTGACCTCCGCTCAGCTCGTGCGGGTAGGAGGTCCAGATTCGGTTCGGGTCGAGGTGGACGGCGGCGAGAAGGTCGTAGGCACGCGCCTCGGCGACGCGGCGTGCCAGGTTATGCGCTTGCGCCGTCTGCCGGAAATGACGGCTAACGGTCTGGATCGGGTTGAGCGCGCTGATCGAACCCTGCGGCACATAGGCGATGTGGCGCCAACGCATCATGCGGAGCTCGCGCGCCGGGAGGCCGAGGAGGTTGACCGGGCGTGCCTCGGCCGTCACCGTGACGGTGCCGGACACGACGGTGGCTGACGCAGGCAGCATGCCGAGAATCGCCAGCGCGGCTGTGGTCTTGCCGCATCCAGACTCGCCGATGAGCGCGAGGGTCTTACCCCGGCCCACCGCGAGCGAGAGGCCGGTCACGGCATGGACCGTGCGGCTGTGGTCACGGTACTCGACGCTGAGATCCGCGACTTCGAGGACCGCCGGCAGCTGGTCGTGCGACGACATCACTTCCCGCTCCTTAGACGCGGATCGAATAGCTCTTCTAGTGACCGGGAGGTCAGTACAAGACAGAATTGGAGGAAGCAGATGGCGGCGACCGGCGCAAGCAGGCTCCATGCCGCGGAAGGCAGGTAGAGGGCGTTCTGGCGGAAGGCAGCGCTGAACAGAACCCCCCAGTTGTCCTGCAGCGGCACCAGGCCGAAGAACGCGAGTCCGACCTGCTGGTAGATCGCTTGCGTCATGGCTTGGATCGTCGAGATCACCACGAACGGAGCAATCGCCGGCACCAGATACCTCAGCAAGATGTGGCTGGTTCGCAGCTGAAGTAGCCGGGCTGCCTCGACATACTCCCGGCTTCGCAGCGACAGCGCCTGAGCGCGAATCTGCCGGGCGAGATACGGCCAGCCGAAGATTGCGATCAGCGCGGCTAGGGCGACCGTGGAGCTAACCGGATAGAGACTCGCGATGACGAGCAGCAGGACAAAGCGCGGGACAGTGAGCCACACATCGGTGA
This genomic interval from Phytoactinopolyspora mesophila contains the following:
- a CDS encoding ABC transporter permease subunit, with product MSGDVGNHRGNRHGAVRPMRVNTVIRRVGRFAAGWVRRLGFGGMFGLGGLVLLSAASAVGRFLLDPPRTDVEAILHAPSFDHPLGTDFSGRDNLQLLVRGGWDMLELAVVAGFLMSAIAVGVGLLGAFSGGLVDRIVVRLTDVWLTVPRFVLLLVIASLYPVSSTVALAALIAIFGWPYLARQIRAQALSLRSREYVEAARLLQLRTSHILLRYLVPAIAPFVVISTIQAMTQAIYQQVGLAFFGLVPLQDNWGVLFSAAFRQNALYLPSAAWSLLAPVAAICFLQFCLVLTSRSLEELFDPRLRSGK